One segment of Acropora muricata isolate sample 2 chromosome 8, ASM3666990v1, whole genome shotgun sequence DNA contains the following:
- the LOC136925711 gene encoding uncharacterized protein, with protein MLRQIPDDIQLSENMNLLQITALANGNVREMMTWLQRRGLLANPLRCGDCNQDMVLSARNEDHVDGYQWRCSGCRKRRSLRCNSIFAELPRLAMGKILLFLYLWSSDEKQANVARMLEINPSQISRMCQLARDVVSWDLQQRPIVPFGAPFVAKVDESKFNHKPKANRGRRALRENWVFGVVCTAYSPARGYFEVVDRRDRDTLMPILQRVLLPGTEVHSDDWGAYFNMPAHAPNVQTHRVVVHAANFVDPVTGVHTQEVESAWARLKYKVKMRKGVRHYDLQSFLNEHMWRDWRGENDVFTNFLQVLSRYYNNPPV; from the exons ATGCTGCGCCAAATTCCAGACGATATCCAG CTTTCAGAAAATATGAATTTACTGCAAATTACAGCACTGGCAAACGGAAATGTGAGAGAGATGATGACTTGGTTGCAGAGGCGAGGATTGCTAGCAAACCCGCTGCGTTGTGGAGATTGCAACCAAGATATGGTTCTTTCTGCCCGGAATGAAGATCACGTCGATGGCTATCAGTG GCGGTGTAGCGGATGCAGGAAGAGGAGAAGTCTAAGATGCAATTCCATTTTCGCAGAACTCCCGAGATTAGCAATGGGGAAGATCTTGCTCTTTCTTTACCTATGGTCAAGTGACGAGAAGCAAGCTAACGTGGCACGCATGCTAGAGATTAATCCCAGTCAAATATCGAGGATGTGTCAATTAGCAAGAGATGTTGTTTCTTGGGATCTCCAGCAGCGCCCGATTGTTCCGTTCGGGGCTCCTTTCGTAGCAAAAGTGGACGAAAGTAAATTCAATCACAAACCAAAG GCAAACCGAGGAAGAAGAGCCCTAAGAGAGAACTGGGTTTTTGGCGTTGTTTGCACTGCCTATTCCCCAGCGCGAGGGTATTTCGAGGTTGTCGATCGTAGAGATCGAGACACGTTGATGCCCATCTTGCAGAGGGTTTTGCTGCCTGGTACAGAGGTCCACAGTGACGACTGGGGGGCGTATTTCAACATGCCAGCTCATGCACCGAACGTTCAAACTCACCGGGTTGTGGTGCATGCCGCTAATTTTGTGGATCCTGTCACTGGTGTGCATACGCAGGAAGTTGAATCGGCTTGGGCCAGATTGAAGTATAAAGTAAAAATGAGAAAGGGCGTAAGGCACTACGatttgcaatcatttctcaatgaGCATATGTGGCGAGACTGGAGAGGAGAGAACGATGTTTTTACCAATTTTCTTCAAGTTCTTTCACGGTATTATAACAATCCCCCAGTTTAA